GTCCGGAGCGGGACTAACCGGTAACTCGGGTCGGGTAGGTGGCTTGCCTCCTGAGCAGGTAACGATCGCTGAAATGCTCCAAGCCGAAGGCTATGCCACTGCGCACATTGGGAAATGGCATTTGGGTAAAGACCAGGGGCGTCGGCCGGAGAACCAAGGCTTCGATTACACCTTCGGTCACATGGAGGGATGCATCGATAACTACTCACACTTCTTCTACTGGAGTGGACCCAATTACCATGACCTCTGGGAAAACGGGAAAGAGGTCTATGAGGACGGCTACTTCTTTCAGGATAGTCTGATCGAAAAATCGCGTAGATTCATCTATGACAATAGGGACCAACCCTTCTTTATCTTCCTTGCTATCAATCTGCCGCACTATCCACTACAGCCAGACGCCAAGTGGCTCGAGCATTATAAAGATCTTCCGTCTCCACGAAAGAACTACGCAGCCTGTGTTTCCACCGTCGATGAAAAGGTCGGCTTGCTCATCACGCACCTGGAATCAGCCGGTGTGCTGGACAATACCTTGGTTATCTTTCAATCCGACCACGGTCACTCGGTGGAGGAACGTACCATGTGGGGTGGGGGATACGCCGGGCCTTACCGCGGATCCAAGTTTGGGTTTTTCGAAGGTGGATTGCGCGTCCCCGCTATCGTGATGGGGCCAGGTGTAGCCAAAGGTTCAGAGATTCATAATTCAGCTATGAGCATGGATTTTCTACCCACCATTGCTGACTATTGTGAAGTCTCTGAAATGCCGGAAGGTGTCGAAGGCACAACCCTGCGCTCCATGCTCGAAGGCAACGACACTCAACTACGCAACACCATGCGCTGGAACATGCGTGGAGATCGCTGGGCGGTCCGTCACGGACCCTGGAAACTACTCTTCAATCCACGTGATGACACCAAAGAGTATCCGAAACTGGATACCGCAGGCAAAGACCGTTATTTTCTGGCCAATCTTGAGATGGACCATTCCGAAAGCCGGAATCTCATTAATGACTATCCGGAAAAAGCCGAAGAGCTTTTGGAAATTTACGAAGACTGGCAGCACTCAGCAGTTGTAGAACCGTTGCCCTAGGTTATTGGATTCGCGTTGTTAGTCCCTTATTCAGCTTTGATAAATTTTGTTATCTGGGATTATGGGATAGAATCCCTCTCATTGAATTGAAATTCGGTTTCTGTCTATAGTGCATAGCCTCTTATCATTCTTACAGGAAAACACTAACTTTTTATCTGAACTTGATATCTTGACAGGAGTAAAATATCCAATTGGATGCGAATTAATATGTGGGGTATTGTCCCCATGCTCTCATTGGTATATTCTTTACTATTTAGTAGTCCATGTCATGTGACTTTGGGCTCGGAAATTACGGCTGAATCTCGTTTTGAAAGAGTCGAAGAGCTGTCTTGGGCTGCTTTCATGCAGAGGGTGGTTGATTACAACGATACCATACAAGGTCAGCTACTTGGCTTTCAATCAGCCAGGCACTTGCGGAAGGCTGAAACAGGTGTATCTGAACCTGCCTTTGTTGCATCTACTGAGTTCGTAGACCGTGACCAGCCGAATAACTTTCAACTCGAACGTAGTCTTGGTTTACTAAATGGCCAAGACCCTGGAGGATATCCCAGCATTTTTCTTGAGCGAAACTGGAATTATTCCTCAGCCATTGAAGTGGCTACACCCTTTGGAACGCGTTTTCGATTGGGAGCAACGGCTAGCGAGATTCGTAATAACGTTCCTAGACCCGCAGAATTCATCGATGTAAGTGAGGAGGTTTCGACTCAGGTAGGATTTTCTCTTGAACAGCCATTATTGAAAGGAATGGGCTTTGGAGCAAATTTAGCTTCATTACGTCTTGCTGCCCGACAATCAGAAATTGCTTTTTAGGAATATAGAAGGGAATTAATTCAGATAGTTGCTACTGCCGAGATCGCTTATTGGGAATTGTACTACTCGCAGGTTGCCTACGAGCTGAATCTTGAGTCAGTTGAGTTAGCCAACACACTATTGTCAGACAGTCTCGCCAGTTTTGAAGCAGGCCGTGGTTCACAGTTGGATGTATTGGAAGCAGAAGCTGGCCTTGCTCAGCGAGAGGCATTGCGCAAGGAAGCTTCTTTGCAACGAATAGAAGCGCTCAATAATTTAGCTATGTTCTTTGGAGGTATGCCAAAGGAAAATATGATTAGTTACGTTGCGACAGACGCACCTGTTTCGAAGCCGGTAGAGATCTCCTTCGATTCGAGTATACTAACAGCAATGACCATGAATCCTGATTTTTTGAATATACGTCTTCAGATGGCTCAGGAGTTAATTCGATTGGGGGTTTGCAAAAAGCTTCAAACCTCTGAGACTGTAACTTAGGGTGAAGTGGTGTCGCTCACGAGTTAAGAAGCGACTCAAATGCTCATCGCAGCCCAACAAAGTTGGAAGCTCTCCGGACTGCTGTCAGGATCTCAGCTTGCCGGCCTTAAAGGACTGGAGATTGTCCTGGTCGATTTGCAGGGCCCGACACTGGCAGAGGTCAATGGCGATTCTATCTTCATTGATATCACTGCTGCCGGTTACGGTTGCTTTGTGGACGAAACGCCGCTCCATAATGAGGAATCTGAGTTAAAAACTGATGCGAATTTGTTATCCGCTGAAAAGGGTAGTGATGCCTGGGATCGCATCGATTTACTCTCAGTGCTGCTGCACGAGCTTGGCCATGTAGCTGGATTGGATCACGATATCGAACACACCGTTCTTGCCCCAATAATGGCTGAGAATCTCGACCCAGGTAGTCGCTATATGATGCCGGTGGCACTATCATCTTTTGTCATTAGATCAAAAGCGCCCTTTTTGGAGAGTGGATACGGTTTTCATGTGAGCTTACCTACGATCTGGCCTGTTTCATGGACTCTATTTGAATGGTGGCTCCCCAGGATAAATTAACACGGCAATTGTTGGAGACCAGGTAACGGGCAGCGAGGTCTTTATCAGACGCCCGGAGGATGGGTCGGACGTTATTGGGATTGGATCGCTTGGCTGAGGCTTCGGTTCGGATTACAGTGTGTTTGATAGCCATCCATACCTGTAGATTTGAATCAAATTGATCAGCCGTTGAATTCCAAAAGGCTGCTTGTTCTGTTAATCCAATTGCTCGACAAACGAAGCTGCTGTTTTTTCCCGAATTTCCTCCAGGCTCGAGCCGGGCATGATCTCTCTAAGGGTAAGTTGGCCTGCACTGTAGTCGAATACGGCCAGGTCAGTAATAATAATGGCGACTGCCTTTTGGGCGGTGAGTGGCAAAGTGCATTGAGGTACGATTTTTGAAGTCCCATTCCGGCTCGTATGAGTGAGTGTAATTACTAACTTCTTGGCGCCGGATGCGAGGTCCATAGCTCCGCCAACTCCTAGTAGTGGCTTTCCTGGTACGGCCCAATTGGCTAGATTTCCACTTTCATCGACTTCGAGGCCACCCATGATGGCCACATCCACATGACCGCCGCGAATCATCCCAAATGAATCAGCGCTGTCGAAATAGCTGGTGCCATTGAGGGCTGTGACGGGGATCTTGCCGGCGTTGACTGGATAGTCCATGGCACCCCCGCCATCGGTGGGAGAAGGCCCTATGCCCAGCATGCCGTTTTCGGTGTGTAGAGTGATGCCATCTTCCTCCTTAATGAGCTCGGCCACCAGGGTGGGAATACCAATTCCCAGATTAACAACATGTCCTGAACGCAGCTCGAGGTAGGCGCGTTGAGCCATATTCATTCGTGTTTCAGGAATCTTGCGTTGGCTGTCGATACTTGCTGATGAGCCCAGATTTTTTTCTGACAATTTACATTCAATCAAATAGTCAACATGGCAGCCTGGGGTATGGATCGCCTCAGGTGCGAGCGCTCCGGCAGGAACGATCTCTTCGACTTCAGCTACCACGATGTCTGCAGCAGTCGCCATGGCCTTATTAAAATTTTGCTCAGTCATGCGGTAAACCAGGTTCCCAACCGTATCTGCCTTCCAGGCACGGATGAAAGCTACGTTGCCGCGGATGCCTTTGATGAAGACTTGCTCGGTGCCATTGATGGTTCGTCTGTCCCGGTTTTCTGCGAGAGGCGTACCGGTGGATGTGGGTGTATAAAATCCGCCGATTCCAGCCCCACCAGCTCTGAGCGCTTCGGCCAGTGAACCTTGAGGCAGGAGTTCGTATTCAACTTCACCAGACTGTGCTGCATTGACTGCGTCGCGGTTGCTGGTGAAGAAGGAACCAATCATCTTTTTGATTTGCCCATTGAGGAGTAACTTACCCCCGCCGAGGTTGGATTCACCCACATTATTTCCCACGTAGGTAAGGTCTTGAATGTCGGTCTCAGCGAGTGCATGTAGCAGGCTTGTGGGATTGCCGGTCATACCAAAACCTCCTACGAGAAGCGTGTCTCCGCTACTTACTTTTTGGGCGGCTTCTTGAGCTGTTATAACGGGAATCCTGTTCATTAAACGACTTGCTTATCTTAACTAGAGCTTCCCCAGCTCTTTTAGGACAGGCGTTGCCAGCTTGAAGGCCTGGTTGGCCGCTGGAAGTCCGCAGTAGATGGCTGTGTGCATGAAGACTTCTTTGATTTCTGCTACGCTGACTCCATTTGTGATCGCCGCTCGCACGTGCATTTGAAGTTCCTCGTCTTTTCCTTCCGCTACCAGGATGGATAGGGTGAGCAGGCTGCGTGTCTTTTTGTCTAATCCGGGCCGGTCCCAGATTTCACCCCAGGCATATCGAGTGATAAACTCCTGAAAGTCTGCGTTTAATTCGTTCGTGCTTTCGACGGCTTGGTTCACGTGCTCATTTCCTAGGACGGCTCTTCGGTTTTTCATGCCGCGGGCATGAATGTCTTGTGTGTTGTCTTTCTGGCTCATTGAGAATGCTGTAGTAAAAAATTCAATACGGTAGAGTTAAATGTCTCTGCTTGTTCAATATTTGAAAGGTGGGCTGCGTCTTCAATTTCCAAATATGAGGCTCCGGGGATTCCGGCCGCGATCAGTTTCCCGTGTTCGGGGGGCGTGGCTTGGTCGTCGGCCCCAGCAATTATCAGGCAAGGCTTGTTGATACTTGGAAGACTGGGACGGCAATCCATATCCCTTATGGCTCCACAGCAACCTGTGTAACCCTTGATAGGCGTCGATTGGAGTTGTTCACGAACCGAGGTCTGGTCTGCAGATTCGGTCGCTAGAAACGGAGGTGTAAACCAGCGGTTTAATACAACTTCAGTAATGGATGCCATGCCATGATCAGCTACTTGTTGTATGCGTAAGTTCCAAAGATCGGCGGGTGGCAGAAAGGCAGAGGTGCAGCAGAGTGTAAGTGATTGGATACGTTCGGCTGATTGGCTTCCCAACCACATGCCGGTCATGCCTCCTAGGGACAATCCACAGAAGTGAACGGAATCAAGCTCAAGGGCATCTAGTAAATCAACAACGTCGTTACCGAGACGCTCAAGCGAGTAGGGGCCTTCGGGCGCATCTGATTGCCCATGGCCGCGCGTATCGTAGCGAAGGATTTGAAACGAATCAGCAAAGGTCAGAGCCTGCTTGTCCCACATGGACCGGTTTGTTCCGAGGGAGTTTGAGAATGCCAGAGTCGGTTTGGACGAATCGCCTTCCAATTGGTAGCTTATCTGAATTCCGTCACTGGTTGCTATGCCGGGCACGTTTAAGAATCCTCCTTGTTTAGAAGTCGTTCCATAAATACGGAGCTGGAGCCCAGCGCTTGTTGGATATCAAACACGGTTACTAATGCATCGGTGTCCAATATGGATTGGACGACTGTATTTTCTGCCACTACTTGAGAGAGTGTTCTGTTCTGGTCAATGGATTGATTTACCAGAATTTCAACCAGGTCCTGTGCTTCAACGCGTCCCAGCTTTGGTAGGAGGGCTCCGGACAGTCGTTCAGAAAAGACCACCTCTTGGGTCGCATCTAAATTTGTGCGCATTCTACCTGCATCTACTTCCAGACCTTCAGCAATTTCAGTCATAGCGGAAGAAGCTTCCAAGGCAGTCGAGAATAGCTCTTTCAAACTCGGCCATTCTGATTGCCATCCCCCGAGTCCTCGTTCGTGTTCCTGAGGCATGCCTGAAAGCAATGAGGATACTAGTGCGGGAGTTCGGTTGGCAGCTGCCAGAATATGCATGCATCCGACCGGGTTGCGTTTATGAGGCATGGCTGAAGATCCGCCATTCCCGGGTTTACTTGGTTCTCGCAGCTCGCCAATTTCTCCCTGCATGTGGAGGGAAATGTCTCGTGCTATTTTTGCCAAACTTCCCATTAATATACCCACCGAAGAAGCCAGATTCACGAGCCTGTCTCGATGAGTATGCCAGGGTGCGTCTGCCAAAGGTAGATCGAGTTCATCCGCTAGATTCTGTGATACTTCCGGTCCTTTTGAGCTCAAACTCGAGAGGTTTCCCACAGCTCCGCCGAATTGCAGGCAAAGCGATTGTTGTGCGGTTTCC
This genomic stretch from Opitutia bacterium ISCC 52 harbors:
- a CDS encoding 3-carboxy-cis,cis-muconate cycloisomerase (Catalyzes the cycloisomerization of cis,cis-muconate) translates to MSSTNEQSDALSSEQRLKAILKVEAALAGALAKSGIISQEQAIAITEACRTGLFNAQELESQGAIAGTPVIPLVKALVSQTHPLSESASHFVHFGATSQDILDTATVLQLREVLQSIYQNLSQIDSEFTSLAVLHERTPLLGRTLLQAGPPISFGLKVAGWAAAIRRGKIRIEETAQQSLCLQFGGAVGNLSSLSSKGPEVSQNLADELDLPLADAPWHTHRDRLVNLASSVGILMGSLAKIARDISLHMQGEIGELREPSKPGNGGSSAMPHKRNPVGCMHILAAANRTPALVSSLLSGMPQEHERGLGGWQSEWPSLKELFSTALEASSAMTEIAEGLEVDAGRMRTNLDATQEVVFSERLSGALLPKLGRVEAQDLVEILVNQSIDQNRTLSQVVAENTVVQSILDTDALVTVFDIQQALGSSSVFMERLLNKEDS
- a CDS encoding matrixin family metalloprotease is translated as MLIAAQQSWKLSGLLSGSQLAGLKGLEIVLVDLQGPTLAEVNGDSIFIDITAAGYGCFVDETPLHNEESELKTDANLLSAEKGSDAWDRIDLLSVLLHELGHVAGLDHDIEHTVLAPIMAENLDPGSRYMMPVALSSFVIRSKAPFLESGYGFHVSLPTIWPVSWTLFEWWLPRIN
- a CDS encoding sulfatase-like hydrolase/transferase, whose protein sequence is MRTLSHKFLFIPLFLLALSSSLLASPPNIVVIMTDDQGTLDLNSYGAKDLYTPNFDRMAENGVRFTQFYAGSSVCSPSRASLLTGKSPSGAGLTGNSGRVGGLPPEQVTIAEMLQAEGYATAHIGKWHLGKDQGRRPENQGFDYTFGHMEGCIDNYSHFFYWSGPNYHDLWENGKEVYEDGYFFQDSLIEKSRRFIYDNRDQPFFIFLAINLPHYPLQPDAKWLEHYKDLPSPRKNYAACVSTVDEKVGLLITHLESAGVLDNTLVIFQSDHGHSVEERTMWGGGYAGPYRGSKFGFFEGGLRVPAIVMGPGVAKGSEIHNSAMSMDFLPTIADYCEVSEMPEGVEGTTLRSMLEGNDTQLRNTMRWNMRGDRWAVRHGPWKLLFNPRDDTKEYPKLDTAGKDRYFLANLEMDHSESRNLINDYPEKAEELLEIYEDWQHSAVVEPLP
- a CDS encoding TolC family protein; the encoded protein is MQIVATAEIAYWELYYSQVAYELNLESVELANTLLSDSLASFEAGRGSQLDVLEAEAGLAQREALRKEASLQRIEALNNLAMFFGGMPKENMISYVATDAPVSKPVEISFDSSILTAMTMNPDFLNIRLQMAQELIRLGVCKKLQTSETVT
- the pcaC gene encoding 4-carboxymuconolactone decarboxylase — protein: MSQKDNTQDIHARGMKNRRAVLGNEHVNQAVESTNELNADFQEFITRYAWGEIWDRPGLDKKTRSLLTLSILVAEGKDEELQMHVRAAITNGVSVAEIKEVFMHTAIYCGLPAANQAFKLATPVLKELGKL
- a CDS encoding 3-oxoacid CoA-transferase, coding for MNRIPVITAQEAAQKVSSGDTLLVGGFGMTGNPTSLLHALAETDIQDLTYVGNNVGESNLGGGKLLLNGQIKKMIGSFFTSNRDAVNAAQSGEVEYELLPQGSLAEALRAGGAGIGGFYTPTSTGTPLAENRDRRTINGTEQVFIKGIRGNVAFIRAWKADTVGNLVYRMTEQNFNKAMATAADIVVAEVEEIVPAGALAPEAIHTPGCHVDYLIECKLSEKNLGSSASIDSQRKIPETRMNMAQRAYLELRSGHVVNLGIGIPTLVAELIKEEDGITLHTENGMLGIGPSPTDGGGAMDYPVNAGKIPVTALNGTSYFDSADSFGMIRGGHVDVAIMGGLEVDESGNLANWAVPGKPLLGVGGAMDLASGAKKLVITLTHTSRNGTSKIVPQCTLPLTAQKAVAIIITDLAVFDYSAGQLTLREIMPGSSLEEIREKTAASFVEQLD
- the pcaD gene encoding 3-oxoadipate enol-lactonase, which produces MPGIATSDGIQISYQLEGDSSKPTLAFSNSLGTNRSMWDKQALTFADSFQILRYDTRGHGQSDAPEGPYSLERLGNDVVDLLDALELDSVHFCGLSLGGMTGMWLGSQSAERIQSLTLCCTSAFLPPADLWNLRIQQVADHGMASITEVVLNRWFTPPFLATESADQTSVREQLQSTPIKGYTGCCGAIRDMDCRPSLPSINKPCLIIAGADDQATPPEHGKLIAAGIPGASYLEIEDAAHLSNIEQAETFNSTVLNFLLQHSQ